The sequence CTCCTTTCGGCGCACCACACGGTCGAAATGAGCCCTGGCCTCCGTCACGGCCTCCGGGGTATGGAATCGCCCCACAATGGCCGCAGCCAACGCATCCTTGCGTTCCAGCGGGTTTCCTCCCGCTTCGAGACCCTCCAGGGCCTCTCGCATCGCCTCGGCTCCAAGCCCCGAGACCATCCGGTACCACTCCGGCATGAGTTCGTCCGGGATGGACATCACCTTGCCGTACATGTCCTCCGGAGCGTCGGTGACTCCCACATAGTTTCCCAGTGACTTCGACATGCGCTGCACCCCGTCCAGTCCCGTGAGCACGGGGAAGGTCAACGCCACCTGCGGCTCCATGCCGTACTCCTTCTGGATGTGCCGCGCCGCCAGCAGATTGAATGTCTGCTCGGTGGCCCCGATCTCCACATCCGCGCGGATCTCCACCGAGTCGTATCCCTGCATCAGCGGGTAGAGGAACTCATGGACGGAGATCGGGCGCCCCTCGGTGTATCGCTTGTGGAAGTCGTCCCGCTCCATCATCCGCGCGACGGTGAACCGTGAGGAGAGCTCCAGAATGCCCGCAAAATCCATCTCCGCGAACCAGTCACCGTTGAAGCGAACCTCCGTTCGCTCCGGGTCCAGGACTCGCGAGAACTGCTCCCGGTAGGTTTCGGCGTTGGAGAGAATCTCCTCGCGCGTGAGCCGCGGCCGGGTCTTGTTTCGGCCGCTGGGGTCTCCGACCAGCGCCGTAAAGTCCCCCACGATCACCACGACCTGATGCCCCAGGTCCTGAAAACGCCGGAGGACACAAAGGCCCACCGTGTGCCCCAGGTGAATGTCCGGGGCCGTGGGGTCAAACCCCTGCTTCACGCGAAGCGGCCGTCCCTCCCGCCGGGACGCCTCCAGCTTGTCGCACAGGGCTTCCTCCGTGTAGATCTCCTCGAGCCCTTCGCGGAGGGTCTCCATCTGGGTCTCAACAGGCAGAAAAGTCATGGGGGCCCTCTGAGGTTGGCACTTCGACCCGGAATCCTATCCATGATCCACGCCCGTGGCGAGAGTCGAAATCCACAAACCTGCCGCTGGTGGCGCAGCCTCCGCTCAGATGGTAGAATCGCATATCGTCCGCTCCCCCCCGGCGGGCAGACCCGCACCGGCCCGTCTGCCTGAGTTCGCCGCCCATACCACGGAGTACCGCCGATGACCCGCAAGCTGCTTGCCTTCGCACCTTTCGCCCTTACACTCCTGTTCTCCGCAGCTCCGGCTCCCGCGCTCGACCCGGCCTCGGGGGCCAACATCCTGGTCGCGATAGAGCCCGCCGATCGGGCGGCATTTGTGGACCTTCTCTCCCGCGACCTCGACGAGATCCGTCTCGGCTCCCGCTGCGAGTTTCTCGTGACCCCGGAGCAGAGACGCGAACTCCTTGCCTATGGTCACGAAGTACAGACGCTGAACCCGGACATGCTTCAGGGTCTGCGCGAGATCAAACGGTCCCGCGGCGACCTCGGTGCCTACACGACCTACTCCGAGATGATCGCGAGGCTGAACGCGATGGCCTCGGCGTATCCGTCGCTGGCAAGCCACTCGGTGATCGGCGTCCCCTCGCACGAAGGGCGCGACATTCACGCGCTGAAGATCTCCGACAATGTCGCCGTCGACGAGAACGAGCCCGAGGTCCTCTACATGGCGACCTACCACGCGCGGGAACTCATCACCGTGGAGATCGCG is a genomic window of Gemmatimonadota bacterium containing:
- the tyrS gene encoding tyrosine--tRNA ligase — translated: MTFLPVETQMETLREGLEEIYTEEALCDKLEASRREGRPLRVKQGFDPTAPDIHLGHTVGLCVLRRFQDLGHQVVVIVGDFTALVGDPSGRNKTRPRLTREEILSNAETYREQFSRVLDPERTEVRFNGDWFAEMDFAGILELSSRFTVARMMERDDFHKRYTEGRPISVHEFLYPLMQGYDSVEIRADVEIGATEQTFNLLAARHIQKEYGMEPQVALTFPVLTGLDGVQRMSKSLGNYVGVTDAPEDMYGKVMSIPDELMPEWYRMVSGLGAEAMREALEGLEAGGNPLERKDALAAAIVGRFHTPEAVTEARAHFDRVVRRKESPDEVPVAEVPANAEGVPIANLLKETGLAPSTSEARRLVKGGGVQVDDSKWTDPQSRIPAEPGTEIRLKVGKRRFLRVRFGGGSV